In one window of Hymenobacter nivis DNA:
- a CDS encoding SDR family oxidoreductase, which yields MNLSHNTVLITGGASGIGLALAVRFLHAGSTVIVCGRRADKLAEAQQQHPGLHTRVADVADAADRAALAAWATAEFPALNVLVNNAGIQNRLPLTDETVAWETRRQEIAINFDAPLHLATLLVPHLRQQSGAAVINVTSGLAFAPMALMPVYCATKAALHSLTLTLRHELAAMGVQVLKIIPPAVHTDLGGPGLHNFGEPLDAFADAVMARLAAGEQEVGYGSSEQSRLASRAELDAAFQRMNNR from the coding sequence ATGAACCTTTCCCACAACACCGTTTTGATTACTGGCGGCGCCTCCGGCATCGGCCTGGCGCTGGCCGTGCGCTTTTTGCACGCCGGCAGCACCGTCATCGTGTGCGGCCGGCGGGCCGACAAGCTGGCCGAGGCCCAGCAGCAGCATCCTGGCCTGCACACCCGCGTGGCCGACGTGGCCGACGCCGCCGACCGCGCCGCCCTGGCCGCCTGGGCCACCGCCGAATTTCCGGCGCTGAACGTGCTCGTCAACAACGCCGGTATCCAGAACCGCCTACCCCTCACCGACGAAACTGTGGCCTGGGAAACCCGCCGCCAGGAAATCGCCATTAACTTCGACGCGCCCCTCCACCTGGCCACGCTGCTCGTGCCGCACCTACGCCAGCAGTCCGGCGCGGCGGTTATCAACGTCACCTCGGGCCTGGCCTTCGCGCCCATGGCGCTGATGCCGGTGTACTGCGCCACCAAGGCAGCGCTGCACTCGCTCACCCTCACGCTGCGGCACGAGCTGGCAGCCATGGGCGTGCAGGTGCTCAAAATCATCCCCCCGGCCGTGCACACCGACCTCGGGGGGCCCGGCCTGCACAATTTCGGCGAGCCCCTCGACGCCTTTGCCGACGCCGTGATGGCTCGCCTCGCCGCCGGCGAGCAGGAGGTCGGCTACGGATCCTCGGAACAGTCGCGCCTGGCTTCGCGGGCTGAGCTGGACGCCGCCTTTCAGCGCATGAACAACCGGTAA
- a CDS encoding GMC oxidoreductase, whose translation MANLNIDSVKARTYDAIVIGSGMAGGWAAKELTGKGLKTLVVERGRDVQHIKDYPTTNMMPWEFPHGGALPLDVKEANPVVSRCYAFREDAMHFFVKDAEHPYVQEKPFDWIRGYQVGGKSLMWARQTQRWSSFDFEGPARDGFAVDWPIRYQDVAPWYSYVEKFAGISGHADGLAELPDGEFLPAYPLNAVEDYFRQQVKQKYPGRHVISARCAHLSKPNPVHYEQGRVQCQNRVLCQRGCPFGGYFSSNSTTLPWAQKSGLLTLKPNQVVQSILYDEQQQRATGIRVVDTHTKATTEYYARIVFVNAGALNTNLLLLNSTSHRFPQGLGNDNGLMGKFVGFHNYSARISAEYDGAKDLTTDGRNPAGGGYIPRFRNVFKQETNFLRGYAAGLEAHRGLDHTEHAIGNGFKDSILHPKFGPWTVGSHMMGETIPKETNYVRLDPTRKDEWGMPLLNISVAYDDNDAKMKQDYFDQFSEMFTQAGFTNIKTQDSGQAPGLDIHEMGGVRMGRDPKTSLLNEWNQLHACPNVFVTDGACMTSTSTQNPSLTYMALTARAVDYAVKAAARGGVV comes from the coding sequence ATGGCCAATCTTAACATCGACAGCGTGAAGGCGCGGACCTACGACGCCATCGTTATCGGCTCGGGTATGGCGGGCGGCTGGGCAGCCAAGGAACTGACCGGCAAGGGTTTGAAAACACTGGTGGTGGAGCGCGGCCGCGATGTGCAGCACATCAAAGATTACCCCACCACTAATATGATGCCTTGGGAATTTCCGCACGGCGGGGCCCTACCGCTCGACGTGAAGGAGGCCAACCCGGTCGTCAGCCGTTGCTACGCTTTCCGGGAGGACGCCATGCACTTTTTCGTGAAGGATGCCGAGCACCCCTACGTACAGGAAAAGCCGTTTGACTGGATTCGGGGCTACCAGGTGGGCGGCAAGTCGCTGATGTGGGCCCGGCAAACCCAGCGCTGGAGCAGCTTCGATTTTGAGGGCCCCGCGCGCGACGGCTTTGCTGTGGACTGGCCCATTCGCTACCAAGACGTGGCCCCGTGGTACAGCTACGTGGAGAAGTTTGCCGGCATCAGCGGGCACGCCGACGGCCTGGCCGAGCTGCCCGACGGCGAGTTTTTGCCCGCCTACCCGCTGAACGCGGTGGAGGACTATTTCCGGCAGCAGGTGAAGCAGAAGTATCCTGGCCGCCATGTCATCAGCGCCCGCTGCGCGCACCTCTCCAAGCCTAACCCCGTGCACTACGAGCAGGGCCGCGTGCAGTGTCAAAACCGGGTGTTGTGCCAGCGCGGCTGCCCATTTGGCGGTTACTTCAGCAGCAACTCTACCACGCTGCCCTGGGCCCAGAAGTCGGGGCTCCTCACGCTCAAGCCCAACCAGGTGGTGCAGTCCATTCTGTACGACGAGCAGCAGCAGCGCGCCACCGGCATCCGGGTGGTGGATACGCACACCAAGGCCACGACCGAGTACTACGCCCGCATCGTGTTCGTGAACGCCGGGGCCCTGAATACTAATTTGTTGCTGCTGAACTCGACCTCGCACCGTTTCCCGCAGGGCTTGGGCAACGACAACGGGCTAATGGGCAAGTTTGTGGGCTTCCATAATTACAGCGCCCGCATTTCGGCCGAGTACGACGGCGCCAAAGACCTGACCACCGACGGGCGCAACCCGGCCGGCGGCGGCTACATCCCGCGCTTCCGCAACGTGTTCAAGCAGGAAACCAACTTTCTGCGCGGCTACGCCGCTGGCCTGGAGGCCCACCGCGGCCTCGACCACACGGAGCACGCCATCGGCAACGGGTTCAAGGACAGTATCCTGCACCCGAAGTTTGGGCCCTGGACCGTGGGCTCGCATATGATGGGCGAAACCATCCCGAAGGAAACCAACTACGTGCGCCTCGACCCCACCCGCAAAGACGAGTGGGGCATGCCGCTGCTGAACATTTCGGTGGCCTACGACGACAACGACGCCAAAATGAAGCAGGACTACTTCGATCAGTTCAGTGAAATGTTCACCCAGGCTGGCTTCACCAATATCAAAACCCAGGATTCGGGCCAGGCCCCGGGCCTTGACATCCACGAGATGGGCGGCGTGCGCATGGGCCGCGACCCCAAAACGTCGCTCCTCAACGAGTGGAACCAGTTGCACGCCTGCCCCAACGTGTTCGTGACCGACGGGGCCTGTATGACCTCCACTTCCACTCAAAACCCTTCACTCACCTACATGGCCCTCACCGCGAGGGCTGTGGACTACGCGGTTAAAGCGGCCGCCCGCGGCGGCGTAGTGTAG
- the trpC gene encoding indole-3-glycerol phosphate synthase TrpC, whose translation MSTPTILERIVAHKRREVAVSRELRPLKFLEASLYNQAQPLSLRHYLQRPGSSGLIAEFKRKSPSQGWINRYAPVERTTLGYMQAGAAGLSILTDGEFFGGSNEDLTTARRFNFCPILRKDFVVDEYQIHEARSVGADVVLLIAAVLEPAEILTLGRLAKSLGLEVLLEVHDGDELARSLHPDAVDLVGVNNRNLHDFTLNLDTSLGLAEAIPAGFVKVSESGISQAKSIEQLRGAGYQGFLLGETFMRHSRPERACAVLVQELAALAGAPAPVLA comes from the coding sequence ATGAGCACCCCCACCATCCTGGAGCGTATTGTGGCCCACAAGCGCCGCGAAGTGGCCGTGAGCCGCGAGCTGCGTCCGCTGAAGTTCCTCGAAGCCAGCCTCTACAACCAGGCGCAGCCGCTTTCGCTGCGGCACTACTTGCAGCGCCCGGGCAGCAGCGGCCTCATCGCGGAGTTCAAGCGCAAATCGCCCTCGCAGGGCTGGATCAACCGCTACGCGCCAGTGGAGCGCACCACGCTGGGCTACATGCAGGCCGGCGCCGCGGGCCTGTCTATCCTGACGGACGGCGAGTTTTTCGGCGGCAGCAACGAGGACCTGACCACGGCCCGGCGCTTCAACTTCTGCCCCATTCTGCGCAAAGATTTTGTGGTGGACGAGTACCAGATTCACGAAGCCCGCAGCGTAGGGGCCGACGTAGTACTGCTCATCGCGGCCGTGCTTGAGCCCGCTGAAATTCTGACGCTGGGCCGCCTCGCCAAAAGCCTGGGCCTGGAGGTGCTGCTGGAAGTGCACGACGGCGACGAGCTGGCCCGCAGCCTGCACCCCGACGCCGTGGACCTAGTGGGCGTGAACAACCGCAACCTGCACGATTTCACCCTGAACCTGGACACGTCGCTGGGCTTGGCTGAGGCCATTCCGGCCGGGTTTGTGAAGGTGTCGGAGAGCGGCATTAGCCAGGCCAAGTCCATCGAGCAGTTGCGCGGCGCGGGCTACCAGGGCTTTTTGCTGGGCGAAACCTTCATGCGCCACAGCCGGCCCGAGCGTGCCTGTGCCGTCCTGGTGCAGGAGCTGGCCGCGTTGGCCGGGGCCCCCGCGCCGGTTTTGGCTTAA
- a CDS encoding glycoside hydrolase family 43 protein has product MLRNLFTLRRPALLLALPTLLAACQSQPAQQQAATGAAAPGAKADSTGKKYLAQPLVRDIYTADPSAHVFNGKIYIYPSHDFEAGVPENDNGDHFAMRDYHVLSLDSIGGKVTDHGVALDTKDIPWAGRQLWAPDVAFKNGTYYLYFPLKDKQDVFRIGVATSPSPTGPFKAEAAPIAGSFSIDPAVFADTDGKTYMYFGGLWGGQLQRWVTGKYNAAAPDKKPDGNGPAVGARVAVLSPDMKHFAGPVKEITILDSLGKPLLASDSKHRFFEGGWLHKYQGKYYFSYSTGDTHLLVYAVGTSPYGPFTYKGVIMKPVEGWTTHHSIIEFKGKWYIFYHDTQLSGKTWLRNVKVTELKRNPDGSIVTITP; this is encoded by the coding sequence ATGCTCCGCAATTTATTCACGCTCCGCCGCCCGGCCCTGCTGCTGGCGCTGCCCACGCTGCTTGCCGCTTGCCAAAGCCAACCCGCCCAGCAACAAGCTGCCACCGGTGCCGCTGCGCCCGGCGCGAAAGCCGATTCGACCGGCAAAAAGTACTTGGCCCAGCCGCTGGTGCGCGATATTTACACCGCCGACCCGTCGGCGCACGTCTTCAACGGCAAGATTTATATCTACCCCTCGCACGACTTCGAGGCGGGTGTTCCGGAGAACGACAACGGCGACCACTTCGCCATGCGCGATTACCACGTGTTGTCGCTCGATAGCATTGGGGGCAAGGTGACCGACCACGGCGTGGCCCTCGATACCAAGGATATTCCGTGGGCTGGCCGCCAGCTGTGGGCCCCCGACGTGGCCTTCAAGAACGGCACCTACTACCTGTACTTCCCGCTGAAAGACAAGCAGGACGTGTTCCGTATCGGCGTGGCCACCAGCCCGTCGCCCACCGGCCCGTTCAAAGCCGAGGCCGCGCCTATCGCCGGCAGCTTCAGCATCGACCCGGCCGTATTTGCCGATACCGACGGCAAGACCTACATGTACTTTGGGGGCCTGTGGGGTGGGCAGCTCCAGCGCTGGGTCACGGGCAAGTACAACGCCGCCGCGCCCGACAAAAAGCCCGACGGTAACGGGCCCGCCGTGGGGGCCCGGGTGGCCGTCCTTAGCCCCGACATGAAGCACTTCGCCGGCCCGGTGAAGGAAATTACTATCCTCGACTCGCTCGGCAAGCCCCTGCTGGCCAGCGACAGTAAGCACCGCTTCTTCGAGGGCGGCTGGCTGCACAAGTACCAGGGCAAGTACTACTTCTCGTACTCGACTGGCGACACGCACCTGCTGGTGTACGCCGTGGGCACCTCGCCCTACGGCCCCTTCACTTACAAAGGCGTGATTATGAAGCCCGTGGAAGGCTGGACGACGCACCACTCCATCATCGAGTTCAAGGGTAAGTGGTACATATTCTACCACGACACCCAGCTCAGCGGCAAAACCTGGCTGCGCAACGTGAAGGTGACCGAGCTCAAGCGCAACCCCGACGGCAGCATCGTCACCATCACCCCGTAA
- the pncA gene encoding bifunctional nicotinamidase/pyrazinamidase, whose product MNALLLIDVQNDFVPGGTLAVPEGNAIIAQLNALQPKFGLVVASQDWHPAGHRSFATAHPGHAAFTEIEWQGRPQMLWPDHCVQGTPGADLHASLNTNRVEAIFRKGTDPDIDSYSAFFDNGHLKATGLGAYLRGRDVTRVYVAGLAADYCVYFTAKDALAEGFEAVVLEDATRAISAAGWQAARQDLLDLGALVQTSHAGLREP is encoded by the coding sequence ATGAATGCCCTGCTGCTGATTGACGTGCAAAACGATTTCGTGCCCGGCGGCACGCTGGCCGTACCCGAGGGCAACGCCATCATCGCGCAGCTCAATGCGTTGCAGCCTAAGTTTGGGTTGGTGGTGGCGTCGCAGGACTGGCACCCGGCCGGGCACCGCAGCTTCGCCACGGCCCATCCGGGCCACGCGGCGTTCACCGAAATTGAGTGGCAGGGCCGCCCCCAAATGCTGTGGCCCGACCACTGCGTGCAGGGCACGCCGGGCGCGGACCTGCACGCCAGCCTGAACACAAACCGTGTGGAGGCCATCTTCCGCAAGGGCACCGACCCGGACATCGACTCGTACAGCGCCTTCTTCGACAATGGCCACCTAAAAGCCACCGGCTTAGGAGCCTACCTGCGCGGCCGCGACGTCACGCGGGTGTACGTGGCCGGCCTGGCCGCCGACTACTGCGTATATTTCACCGCCAAAGATGCGCTGGCCGAGGGCTTCGAAGCCGTGGTGCTGGAGGACGCCACCCGCGCCATTTCGGCCGCGGGCTGGCAGGCCGCCAGGCAGGATTTGCTGGACCTGGGGGCCCTGGTGCAAACCAGCCACGCCGGCCTGCGCGAGCCGTAA
- the trpD gene encoding anthranilate phosphoribosyltransferase: MKEILTKLFDQQPLTQAEAHAAMRQLGEGGANPAETAAFLAVYRMRPITVAELGGFRQALLELCRDPELGTHELVDIVGTGGDGKNTFNISTLACFVVAGAGVKVAKHGNFGVSSVSGSSNVLAHFGVDFEDRPGRLRRQLDEAGICFLHAQTYHPAMRHAGPVRRELGLRTFFNILGPLVNPARPNAQVLGVFSLELQRVYHYLLQPTGTRYAVVHALDGYDELSLTDAAKVVTGYEGEQLLTPAGLGLHAATLADLAGGPTVAAAAGVFKNIMDGQATPVQRDVVTANAALALRCARPGLAWPEALAQARESLDSGAARGALVRMLAAQ, encoded by the coding sequence TTGAAAGAGATTCTCACCAAACTATTTGACCAGCAGCCCCTGACGCAGGCCGAGGCCCACGCCGCCATGCGCCAGCTGGGCGAGGGCGGGGCCAACCCAGCCGAAACGGCGGCCTTCTTGGCCGTGTACCGGATGCGGCCCATCACGGTGGCCGAGCTGGGCGGCTTCCGCCAGGCGCTGCTAGAGCTGTGCCGCGACCCCGAGTTGGGTACCCACGAACTGGTGGACATTGTGGGCACCGGCGGCGATGGCAAAAACACGTTCAACATCTCCACGCTGGCCTGCTTTGTGGTGGCCGGGGCGGGGGTGAAAGTGGCCAAGCACGGCAACTTCGGCGTGTCGTCGGTCAGCGGCTCGTCGAACGTGCTGGCGCACTTCGGGGTCGATTTTGAGGACCGGCCCGGTCGGCTGCGGCGGCAGCTCGACGAGGCCGGCATCTGCTTTCTGCACGCCCAAACCTACCACCCCGCCATGCGCCACGCCGGCCCGGTGCGCCGCGAGTTAGGCCTGCGCACGTTTTTCAACATCCTGGGGCCCCTGGTGAACCCGGCCCGGCCCAACGCGCAGGTACTGGGCGTGTTTAGCCTCGAATTGCAGCGCGTGTACCACTACCTGTTGCAGCCCACCGGCACCCGCTACGCCGTGGTGCACGCCCTGGACGGTTACGACGAGCTTTCGCTCACCGATGCGGCCAAGGTCGTGACCGGCTACGAGGGCGAGCAGCTGCTGACGCCCGCTGGTCTGGGCCTGCACGCCGCCACCCTGGCCGACCTGGCCGGGGGCCCCACTGTGGCCGCCGCCGCCGGTGTGTTCAAGAACATCATGGACGGCCAGGCCACGCCCGTGCAGCGCGACGTGGTGACGGCCAACGCTGCCCTGGCCCTGCGCTGCGCCCGCCCCGGCCTGGCCTGGCCCGAGGCGCTGGCCCAGGCCCGTGAATCGCTCGACTCGGGGGCCGCCCGCGGGGCTCTTGTCCGGATGCTGGCGGCGCAGTAG
- a CDS encoding dienelactone hydrolase family protein: protein MKQFFLAAGAALALLATPALAQKARKLAPMAPMASCCAKPVAATETFAMLASSEEFVNSHDTPLPYTYAGAGETIAFKTSDGMDGHGFEIKSATPSNKYLFVIHEYWGLNDYIKKEAAQYAQELPGVNVIAVDLYDGKVATTQAEAGQYMSAVKTERATAILKGAEAYAGPKAAFASIGWCFGGGWSLQEALLGGKQTVGCVMYYGMPEKNVARLKSLNTDVLGIFATQDKWINPEVVAQFQKDMAAAGKKVTVKSYDADHAFANPSNPKYKQADAADAHKLALAYLKTKFANAKVAKKA, encoded by the coding sequence ATGAAACAGTTTTTCCTCGCCGCCGGGGCTGCCTTAGCCCTACTGGCCACCCCGGCCTTGGCCCAAAAAGCCCGGAAGCTCGCTCCGATGGCACCGATGGCCAGCTGCTGCGCCAAGCCCGTGGCCGCCACCGAAACCTTCGCCATGCTGGCTTCCAGCGAGGAATTCGTGAACAGCCACGATACGCCGCTGCCCTATACGTACGCCGGCGCAGGCGAAACCATTGCGTTCAAAACCTCGGACGGCATGGACGGTCACGGCTTCGAAATCAAGAGCGCCACGCCCAGCAATAAGTATTTGTTCGTGATTCATGAGTACTGGGGCCTAAACGATTACATTAAGAAGGAAGCCGCCCAGTACGCCCAGGAGCTGCCCGGCGTCAACGTCATCGCCGTGGATTTGTACGACGGCAAGGTGGCCACCACCCAGGCCGAAGCCGGCCAGTACATGTCCGCCGTGAAAACCGAGCGCGCCACCGCCATCCTCAAGGGCGCCGAGGCCTACGCGGGCCCCAAGGCAGCGTTTGCCTCCATCGGCTGGTGCTTCGGCGGCGGCTGGAGCTTGCAGGAAGCCTTGCTGGGCGGCAAGCAAACGGTGGGCTGCGTGATGTACTACGGCATGCCGGAGAAGAATGTCGCCCGCCTCAAGTCGCTGAACACCGACGTGTTGGGCATCTTCGCCACCCAGGATAAGTGGATCAACCCCGAGGTAGTAGCCCAGTTCCAGAAGGACATGGCCGCCGCCGGCAAAAAGGTGACCGTGAAGAGCTACGACGCCGACCACGCCTTCGCCAACCCCTCGAACCCCAAGTACAAGCAGGCCGATGCGGCCGATGCCCACAAGCTCGCCCTGGCCTACCTGAAAACGAAGTTCGCCAACGCCAAAGTGGCCAAGAAAGCGTAA
- a CDS encoding methyltransferase domain-containing protein, whose translation MSPNDAHALPPEAFRRQDETPDAQFYQAPRFVTHIDDAAIAAVTQLYREYFPAGGALLDLMSSWVSHLPADVPYRRVAGLGMNAAELRANPRLTERAVRDLNQQPTLEFADNEFDGAAICVSIDYLTQPVAVLRELARVLRPGAPLVVTFSNRCFPSKAIAAWHSLDDRGHLALVRRFLLAADGWDAIELLDRSPRVGDPLFAVVARAAGAPVA comes from the coding sequence ATGAGCCCCAACGACGCCCACGCCCTCCCGCCCGAAGCCTTCCGCCGCCAGGACGAAACCCCCGACGCGCAGTTTTACCAGGCCCCGCGCTTCGTCACGCACATTGACGACGCGGCCATTGCTGCCGTCACGCAGCTCTACCGCGAGTATTTTCCAGCCGGTGGGGCCCTGCTCGATTTGATGAGCAGCTGGGTGAGCCACCTGCCCGCCGACGTGCCCTACCGCCGCGTGGCGGGCCTGGGCATGAACGCCGCCGAACTGCGCGCCAACCCCCGCCTGACCGAGCGCGCGGTGCGGGACCTCAACCAGCAGCCCACGCTTGAATTTGCTGACAATGAGTTTGATGGGGCCGCCATCTGCGTGTCCATCGACTACCTCACCCAGCCCGTGGCGGTACTGCGCGAGCTGGCCCGCGTGTTGCGGCCCGGGGCCCCGCTGGTCGTCACCTTCTCCAACCGCTGCTTTCCGAGCAAGGCCATCGCCGCCTGGCACTCCCTTGACGACCGCGGCCATCTAGCCCTGGTGCGGCGCTTTTTGCTGGCCGCCGACGGCTGGGATGCTATTGAACTGCTCGACCGTAGCCCCCGCGTCGGCGACCCGCTATTTGCGGTGGTGGCGCGGGCGGCGGGGGCCCCGGTAGCGTAG
- a CDS encoding anthranilate synthase component II produces the protein MKILVLDNYDSFTYNLVQLLRELGHGADTTVIRNDKLTLDAVDAYDALLLSPGPGLPAEAGLMPRIIAQYAPTKRILGVCLGHQGLAESFGAALYNLPAVVHGVATDADVTVADEKLFRGLPPRFRVGRYHSWAVQPETMPAELEVTALDASGEIMALRHRRYDVRGVQFHPESILTEHGPAMLKNWLA, from the coding sequence ATGAAAATCCTCGTTCTCGACAACTACGATTCCTTCACCTACAACCTCGTGCAGCTGCTGCGCGAGTTGGGGCACGGGGCCGACACCACCGTTATCCGCAACGACAAGCTGACCCTGGATGCCGTGGACGCCTACGACGCGCTGCTGCTATCGCCGGGCCCCGGGCTGCCGGCGGAGGCGGGGCTGATGCCGCGCATTATTGCGCAATATGCGCCTACCAAGCGCATTTTGGGCGTGTGCCTGGGCCACCAGGGGCTGGCCGAGAGCTTCGGCGCGGCGCTCTACAACCTGCCGGCCGTGGTGCACGGCGTGGCCACGGATGCCGACGTGACCGTGGCCGACGAAAAGCTATTTCGGGGCCTGCCGCCGCGCTTCCGGGTGGGCCGCTACCACTCGTGGGCCGTGCAGCCCGAAACGATGCCCGCCGAGCTGGAAGTCACGGCCCTCGACGCCAGCGGCGAAATAATGGCCCTGCGCCACCGCCGCTACGACGTGCGTGGCGTGCAGTTCCACCCCGAAAGCATCCTCACCGAGCACGGCCCCGCCATGCTGAAGAACTGGCTGGCGTAG
- a CDS encoding GNAT family N-acetyltransferase: MIPAPTLRPATTADVPALAALINDAYRGEASRQAWTTEVHLLDGPRTDETALHELLGAPGGGFLLAVGPGGQLVGGVYLQAQGPGLYLGTLAVAPAAQAHGLGRHLLEAAEAQARQQGCTHLKITVVSARTELLAWYERRGYGRTGTTEPFPAGTRFGRPRQPLTLVVLEKLV; the protein is encoded by the coding sequence GTGATACCCGCCCCCACCCTTCGCCCCGCCACCACCGCCGACGTGCCCGCACTGGCCGCCCTCATCAACGATGCCTACCGGGGCGAGGCCTCGCGCCAGGCCTGGACCACCGAAGTGCACCTGCTCGACGGCCCGCGCACCGACGAAACCGCGCTGCACGAGCTGCTGGGGGCCCCAGGCGGCGGGTTTTTACTGGCCGTGGGGCCCGGCGGGCAGCTCGTGGGCGGCGTGTACTTACAGGCACAGGGCCCCGGCCTCTACCTCGGCACGCTGGCCGTGGCCCCCGCGGCGCAGGCGCACGGCCTGGGCCGCCACCTGCTCGAAGCCGCCGAAGCCCAGGCGCGCCAACAAGGCTGCACACACCTGAAAATCACCGTTGTATCAGCTCGTACCGAGCTGCTGGCCTGGTACGAGCGCCGCGGCTACGGACGCACTGGTACCACCGAGCCGTTCCCGGCCGGCACGCGCTTCGGCCGCCCCCGCCAGCCGCTGACGCTGGTGGTGCTGGAGAAACTGGTGTAG
- a CDS encoding anthranilate synthase component I family protein, which produces MLAQPHQLRTRHRRLLADTVTPVGLYLRLRDHYANCLLLESADYHGQQNAFSYLVCEPLATFELRRGGVLHQTGPHGLATTETLAEPREALARLHAFAAGFVPDAGAPAFPFISTGLFGYLGYEAVQAFEDVTLNPDKVPAGDIPPMRYGVYRYVIAFNHFRQELHIFEHSTDGAEAAPDGLDRLENLVRNPGVPAFDFSLSGEESTNQTDAEFLVRLAQGQGHCHRGDVFQIVLSRRFQQGFIGDEFNVYRALRSINPSPYLFYFDYGDYKIFGSSPEAQLRVQGPEASLYPIAGTYRRTGNDAADTAAAQRLAADPKENAEHVMLVDLARNDLARHGTDVTVRTLREIQFYSHVIHLVSHVTAQLLPGTDTLQVVADTFPAGTLSGAPKHRAVQLIDGLEPTARGYYGGALGHLGFDGSFNHAIMIRSFLSYANQLYFQAGAGVVAASDINSELQEVHHKLGALRQALQAAAAVR; this is translated from the coding sequence ATGCTCGCCCAACCCCACCAGCTCCGCACCCGCCACCGCCGCCTGCTCGCCGATACTGTGACGCCCGTGGGCCTGTACCTGCGCCTGCGCGACCATTACGCCAACTGTCTGCTGCTGGAAAGCGCCGACTACCACGGCCAGCAAAACGCCTTCAGCTACCTCGTGTGCGAGCCGCTGGCCACCTTCGAGCTGCGCCGCGGCGGCGTGCTGCACCAGACGGGGCCCCACGGCCTAGCCACCACCGAAACCCTGGCCGAGCCCCGCGAAGCCCTGGCCCGCCTGCACGCTTTCGCCGCCGGCTTCGTGCCCGATGCCGGGGCCCCCGCGTTTCCGTTCATCAGCACCGGCCTGTTTGGCTACCTGGGCTACGAGGCCGTGCAGGCCTTTGAGGACGTGACGCTGAATCCGGATAAAGTGCCAGCTGGCGACATCCCGCCGATGCGCTACGGCGTGTACCGCTACGTCATCGCCTTCAATCACTTCCGCCAGGAGCTGCACATTTTTGAGCACAGCACCGACGGCGCCGAAGCGGCCCCCGACGGGCTCGACCGCCTCGAAAACCTGGTGCGCAACCCCGGCGTGCCGGCCTTCGATTTCTCCCTGAGCGGGGAAGAAAGCACCAACCAGACCGATGCCGAATTCCTGGTGCGGCTGGCCCAGGGCCAGGGCCATTGCCACCGCGGCGACGTGTTCCAGATTGTGCTTTCGCGGCGCTTCCAGCAAGGTTTCATCGGCGACGAGTTCAACGTGTACCGGGCCCTGCGCTCCATCAACCCCTCGCCGTACCTGTTCTATTTCGACTACGGCGACTATAAAATCTTCGGCTCCTCGCCTGAGGCGCAGCTGCGCGTACAGGGCCCCGAGGCCAGCCTGTACCCCATCGCCGGCACCTACCGCCGCACAGGTAATGACGCCGCCGATACCGCCGCCGCCCAGCGCCTGGCCGCCGACCCCAAGGAAAACGCCGAGCACGTGATGCTCGTGGACCTGGCCCGCAACGACTTAGCCCGCCACGGCACCGACGTGACGGTGCGCACGCTGCGCGAAATCCAGTTCTACTCGCACGTCATCCACCTCGTCAGCCACGTCACGGCCCAGCTGCTGCCCGGCACCGACACGCTGCAAGTGGTGGCCGACACCTTCCCGGCCGGCACGCTCTCCGGGGCCCCCAAGCACCGCGCCGTGCAGCTCATCGACGGCCTGGAACCCACCGCCCGCGGCTACTACGGCGGGGCCCTGGGCCATCTCGGCTTCGACGGCAGCTTCAACCACGCCATCATGATTCGCTCTTTCCTCAGCTACGCCAACCAGCTCTACTTCCAGGCCGGCGCGGGCGTAGTAGCCGCCTCGGATATTAATTCCGAATTGCAGGAAGTGCACCACAAGCTGGGGGCCCTGCGCCAAGCGCTGCAAGCGGCGGCGGCAGTTCGGTAA